One stretch of Macrobrachium nipponense isolate FS-2020 chromosome 16, ASM1510439v2, whole genome shotgun sequence DNA includes these proteins:
- the LOC135195353 gene encoding golgin subfamily A member 6-like protein 24, with translation MDPASSLTPSLLRRRIQEDVADSETSLGESQSKWLTFQNVCFASISIEYARARTRPCELCLQVFGLNLLVFVLALVPCEVYYLIVQELLDIIQCRGPTTGHSLETLHRAVVAESWSPEVVETRLDSGSIETPASAGAVPWMALMAGALVLLLAVYWKPKLIECDDLDHDEDDQDGPTLDSILDTEDLECSEEEEEEEEVEEPDSDNDDDDMEELDRSDADSDDDVEEEEEEEEEELDSSDADSDEDAEEEVEEEFDSSDFDEDVEEEEEEEMEEKLDSYDDDEKEKKEEEKEEEEEEISETEEFETTEVKEEEEEDELERLLHEAKKDIVRLQKEILDKDLLIQKKAAEETEIKKENEVLKMEKERLQYQNRKLEEECKLALGCADVIGNLHKELMDETTFLENRLEEKDHMLRKRDVENRELRSYFQQTMVQKDKELESALERVIEISLELKEMETINEALASEKERLKRANEDYSKALVEKEREVNHLQDLLVHKAAEAEKDQRQIGILESQILDMKDDHIALQRQLELTKSENCRLEELTTCYKGQLAACHGNVAKLEDKNCELEKNLVNETQTNISLQNEVLILNDQVQSLQSALRHKESRLVSAAEALNNEMAKNEITGAELEVMKNWVSELGGENAKIKEDLGDAILVITSLKKELGEELKRSQILMQEVQAMKNWVSELGGQNAQIKEDLEDKCLEITFLMEELRDEHNQTQILRDEVQVMRNWVSELGGENATIKETLEEALLEVATLKKSLVKEKRNALHQRNEMETLLIEERKRGKELERESSEMILHYQEKLRDKDNEKDKLKERKEQLQKNLESAMCQLQNLESSLQLAEREICSLKKAENTNLQELEHLREECERLREKCRIQEENIIKERKRVKEYLRMQEEELKNQDKYMLMALLHGTAQRNFYLEHIPLAHRNKDLDDETLKNSEEENKRLDQEEYLQQQLQKVEEDQYREYCNAQREKKDYGKQWEVLTQMVEDLIEGDDRKNC, from the coding sequence ATGGATCCTGCTTCTTCACTCACTCCTTCCCTCCTTCGGAGACGTATCCAGGAGGACGTGGCAGATTCTGAAACTAGTCTAGGTGAAAGCCAGAGTAAATGGTTAACATTTCAGAATGTTTGCTTTGCCAGTATTAGTATTGAATATGCTCGTGCTCGCACTCGCCCTTGTGAATTATGCTTACAAGTTTTTGGATTGAATCTGCTCGTATTTGTACTCGCACTCGTCCCTTGCGAAGTGTACTATTTGATCGTGCAGGAATTACTCGACATAATTCAATGCCGAGGACCCACTACAGGACACTCACTGGAAACCCTTCATCGTGCTGTCGTCGCCGAGTCTTGGAGTCCAGAGGTCGTGGAAACGCGACTGGACAGCGGAAGCATTGAGACGCCAGCCTCTGCCGGTGCCGTCCCCTGGATGGCTTTGATGGCAGGGGCTCTGGTGCTGCTCTTGGCTGTTTACTGGAAGCCTAAACTCATTGAATGCGATGACCTTGATCACGACGAAGACGACCAGGATGGGCCCACATTGGATTCAATTCTGGACACCGAGGATCTGGAAtgttctgaggaggaggaggaggaggaggaggtagaagaaCCTGACagcgataatgatgatgatgatatggaaGAACTTGACAGATCTGATGCTGATTCTGATGATGAcgtagaggaagaggaggaggaggaggaggaagaattggACAGTTCTGATGCTGATTCTGATGAGGACgcagaggaggaggtggaggaagaatTCGACAGCTCTGACTTTGATGAGgacgtagaggaggaggaggaggaggagatggaggaaaaACTCGATAGCTATGACGAcgatgaaaaggaaaagaaagaggaggagaaggaggaggaagaagaagaaatttcgGAAACAGAGGAGTTCGAAACCACCGAggtaaaggaagaggaggaggaggatgaactgGAACGCCTGTTGCACGAGGCAAAGAAAGATATCGTGAGGCTTCAGAAAGAAATTTTGGACAAGGATCTTCTGATACAAAAGAAAGCAGCTGAGGaaaccgaaataaaaaaagaaaacgaggttctgaaaatggaaaaggaaagacTGCAGTATCAAAATCGAAAGCTGGAGGAAGAATGCAAACTGGCTTTAGGCTGCGCGGACGTCATAGGAAACTTACACAAAGAACTGATGGATGAAACAACGTTTCTGGAGAATCGATTGGAGGAGAAAGATCACATGTTGAGGAAGAGAGACGTTGAAAACAGAGAACTACGAAGTTATTTCCAGCAAACGATGGTTCAGAAAGACAAGGAACTGGAGAGCGCTTTGGAGAGGGTAATTGAAATAAGCCTTGAACTGAAGGAAATGGAAACAATCAATGAAGCACTTGCTTCAGAGAAGGAACGTCTAAAGAGGGCAAATGAAGACTATAGTAAAGCCTTGgtcgagaaggagagagaagtaaACCACCTGCAGGACTTACTGGTACACAAAGCTGCAGAAGCTGAGAAGGACCAAAGGCAAATCGGAATACTAGAAAGTCAGATTTTGGACATGAAAGACGACCACATCGCTCTCCAAAGACAACTAGAGCTCACAAAATCAGAAAATTGCAGACTTGAGGAGCTGACTACTTGCTACAAAGGTCAACTTGCAGCTTGCCACGGAAATGTAGCCAAGCTTGAAGATAAAAATTGTGAGCTCGAGAAGAACCTCGTAAATGAGACCCAGACAAATATCAGCCTTCAGAATGAGGTCCTGATACTAAATGACCAAGTTCAGTCGCTGCAATCAGCGTTGCGTCATAAAGAATCTCGACTGGTCTCGGCAGCAGAAGCTCTAAACAATGAAATGGCCAAAAATGAGATCACTGGCGCAGAACTTGAAGTCATGAAAAACTGGGTATCAGAATTAGGAGGTGAGAATGCCAAGATTAAGGAAGACTTAGGAGATGCAATCTTGGTAATTACTTCACTGAAGAAAGAGTTGggagaagaactgaagaggagCCAAATTTTGATGCAAGAAGTCCAGGCAATGAAGAACTGGGTATCGGAACTGGGAGGACAAAATGCCCAGATTAAGGAAGATTTAGAAGATAAGTGCCTGGAGATTACTTTCCTCATGGAAGAGTTAAGAGACGAACATAATCAGACCCAAATTCTGAGGGATGAAGTCCAGGTAATGAGGAACTGGGTCTCTGAATTAGGAGGAGAAAACGCCACCATTAAAGAAACCTTAGAAGAAGCGCTCCTGGAAGTGGCCACACTCAAGAAGTCTTtggtaaaagagaaaaggaatgCTCTCCATCAAAGGAACGAAATGGAGACCCTATTGatagaagaaaggaaaagaggaaaggaGCTTGAGAGGGAAAGCAGTGAAATGATACTGCATTACCAGGAGAAGCTCAGGGATAAGGACAATGAAAAGGACAAGCTAAAGGAACGGAAGGAACAGCTGCAGAAGAACTTGGAAAGCGCTATGTGCCAACTACAGAACTTGGAGTCTTCTTTACAGCTTGCAGAAAGAGAGATCTGCTCTTTGAAGAAGGCAGAAAACACAAACCTCCAAGAACTGGAACACCTTAGGGAAGAATGTGAAAGATTGAGAGAAAAGTGCAggattcaagaagaaaatataattaaagaacgAAAACGTGTCAAGGAATACCTAAGGATGCAGGAGGAAGAATTGAAAAATCAGGATAAGTACATGTTAATGGCACTCCTCCATGGGACTGCCCAGAGAAACTTCTATTTGGAACACATACCACTGGCCCATAGAAACAAAGACCTAGACGATGAAACCTtgaaaaacagtgaagaagaAAACAAGCGCCTGGACCAAGAAGAGTACCTACAGCAACAACTGCAGAAAGTAGAAGAGGATCAGTACAGAGAGTACTGCAACGcccaaagagagaagaaagactATGGAAAGCAGTGGGAGGTCCTTACACAAATGGTGGAGGATTTAATCGAGGGAGATGACCGAAAGAATTGCTAA